The genome window CTCAAGCCAGTTTGGTCTTGTTCAAATGGCTTAGCACCATGCTTGAGTAGGCATTGTATGACGCATGTAGGGTGACCATTGCCAATTGCCATGTTTAAGGCACTTTCTCCCCATGGTGCATATATATTAGGATGTATATGCCCATTAGATTTTTCAAGTAGGTCTTTAATTATCTGAGACATATTCTCAGAGGGTTTTTGCACAAGAGCCGTTAGTAGTGGCGGAAGTCTATGGCACCCATTCGTGATGAGTATCAGAGCGAGATCGTGATGCCCCATCCTTTCGGCAAGCCCTACAGGTGTTAGGCCATCACTATTGATATTACCTACGATGTCAACAGTATTGTCTGCTAGAAAGCTGTCAAGGTAAGCGCTAACTGCTCTAGGGTTTTGTGTTTCTATGGCTAGATAGAGATTTGCGCAGGGTTTGTAGTTGACACGATGGTCGACGAGTGCTCTAAGCGTTTCTTGTAGAAGAGGCCCGCTTCTACCGCAGCGTACTACAAAGTGTAAAATACTGTCGTTAAGGTCTCTGTCGGGTGTTTGGTAGCGCTCTATGAGTTTGTGGGGGTTTTTATTTACGAACAATCTGAATATTTGTAGATCAAATGGATCAAAATGCTTTACCTTAAAGCACTTTTTTAGATGTGCTCGCAAGTCTACAAAAGTCTTATCTGGTTGGCTTTTTGATAAGGATGGTGGAGTTGCTGTCAGTTCGGCGATAATTTCAGGATCAATTGTTTCAAGGGTTGGGAGCTGAGACGGCTCTGCACCATAGGCGAGTAAGGGGCTGAGTGCAGTAAGTGCTAGGATAGCGATTCTCTTCATCGTATTTGCTTTTCTATAGCTTGTTATGGTGATTTAGTTGGCCTTGGGAGAGCTAGTATACCGATTTTTCTCATTTACGCACTGTGTAGTGCTATAAGGCAATTTTTTTAATAAATATAATTCAGAAAAGAAACAATTTATTGATTTTGGCATCATTTAAAATTTATAATAAGAAATGATAAGCCAGGAGTGGCTTAAAAATGCTATAGGGGCATTAAAAAATTATAGTCAAAAACAAGGGGGATGTAGAATGAAACGGTCTACAGTACTAAGTCTATTAGTGATTTTAGGCTTTGGAAGCATGGTTATGCACAAGGCCAATGCACGCACTCGCAGAGGGGTAACCGCTCAGCCGATGCAGAGTCGAGTTGTTACTGCTGGAACGGCGACAGCCGAGCAAATTGAGCAGCAACAGCAAGCTATGCCTGGTGCAGAGGCTGCCCGTCAGGTACAGTCAGTTGTGGGACGAGCTGGCGGTAGGGCATCTGTCGGACGTCCAACTGTTGGAGGCAGAGCAGTCACAATGCCTGCAGAAGGACAACAAGTAGAGCAAGCTGGTGTTGACAAGCGTCAGGTTGTAACCGCTGGAACCGCAACTACTGGACAAATGGTTGAGCAACAACAAGTAGATCAGGCAGGTCGAGGCAGAGGTCGTAGCGCTGCACCAACCGTTGGTGGACAACAGGTACAACCCCGAGCTCCTCAAGCTCAAGCGCCATCAACAAGTGGCCGTGGTGTTGCTGCCGCGCGCAGCGGTGGTAGAGCTGGTGGACGTAGAGACGTTAGCACTGGATCTGCACAAATTAACAAATTGCCGGTTTTACAGCCAAATATGCAGTACAAAGTTAAAGATTTGATCAACATGATTCGTACCAATGACCAACGAGCAAACTTTTTGGAGTTGACTGCAAATGGCTCAGCCGGTGTCAATATTGACAATTGGATGGCCCAGCAGATGACTCCTGCGCAAGTTGATCCTTCAACGGGGCAACCAATGACCAACGGTGATATGGCTGTTACCGTCAAACAAGATCCTCAACTTATTCAGCGCTTGTTTCAAGAAGGTAAGCTTGATGAGCAGACCAAGTCAAACTATATGAAAGTTATGCTTTATTTTGAAGCAAACATTGATGGTGTAACTCGCCGTCTTTACCTTGAAGATCCATGGCCAGGTGACATTACTCGTACAGCCCTTGGTGATACCAATCCTGCAGCAATTAATCTGCAAAGCTGGGCTGTTAACTAAAGTAAATTCCTTACGTGGCTGTTACGGTTTGTCCGCCAGTCACAAATTTTGAAGCACTCGGGGCGCACACCGGGTGCTTCTTTTTTTTAGTTGTCGCTGCCAAAATTTCGTATTGTCTGCAAGATGCTATCTGGGTTGAGTGAAAGTGAGTGGATACCCCATTCTTGTAAACTACGGGCAAGTTCAGGGTAATCTGAGGGGGCCTGCCCGCAGATGCCAACTTTTTTGTTATTGCGCTTGGCGCCCTCAATAGCTGCTTTGAGCATGAACTCAACGGCTTCGTTACGTTCGTCAAAGATGTTAGATACGAGAGCAGAGTCACGATCAACGGCTAATGTGAGCTGGGTCAGGTCATTTGAGCCAATTGAAAATCCATCAAAGAGTTTGCTAAAT of Campylobacterota bacterium contains these proteins:
- a CDS encoding ankyrin repeat domain-containing protein, encoding MKRIAILALTALSPLLAYGAEPSQLPTLETIDPEIIAELTATPPSLSKSQPDKTFVDLRAHLKKCFKVKHFDPFDLQIFRLFVNKNPHKLIERYQTPDRDLNDSILHFVVRCGRSGPLLQETLRALVDHRVNYKPCANLYLAIETQNPRAVSAYLDSFLADNTVDIVGNINSDGLTPVGLAERMGHHDLALILITNGCHRLPPLLTALVQKPSENMSQIIKDLLEKSNGHIHPNIYAPWGESALNMAIGNGHPTCVIQCLLKHGAKPFEQDQTGLSPLEQAKISDLDEIVDCINDHTWSQMSCFLNFDQG